In Sphaerodactylus townsendi isolate TG3544 linkage group LG13, MPM_Stown_v2.3, whole genome shotgun sequence, one DNA window encodes the following:
- the LOC125443038 gene encoding calcium/calmodulin-dependent protein kinase kinase 2-like: MGITLYCFIFGQCPFMDERILSLHSKIKSQMLEFPDQPDVSDELKDLITQMLDKNPESRITVPEIKVHPWVTKNGVEPLPTEDENCTLVEVTEEEVENSVKHIPSLATVILVKSMIRKRSFGNPFEGSRREERSLSAPGNLLTKNKSGNVKYYFSQRKQGSEDNLKLSSDLPDVDEDELLS, from the exons ATGGGGATTACCCTCTACTGTTTCATCTTTGGACAG TGCCCTTTTATGGATGAGAGGATTCTAagtctgcacagcaaaatcaagAGTCAGATGCTGGAGTTCCCGGACCA GCCAGATGTTTCTGATGAGCTGAAGGACCTGATAACGCAGATGTTGGACAAAAACCCCGAATCCAGGATCACAGTCCCAGAAATCAAG GTACACCCTTGGGTCACTAAGAATGGAGTTGAGCCGTTGCCCACAGAAGATGAGAACTGCACGCTGGTGGAGGTGACGGAAGAAGAGGTCGAGAATTCAGTGAAACACATCCCAAGTTTGGCCACTGTG ATCCTGGTGAAGTCCATGATCAGGAAAAGATCTTTTGGGAACCCATTTGAGGGCAGCCGAAGAGAGGAGAGATCCTTATCTGCACCAGGGAATTTGTTGAC aaAAAACAAATCGGGGAATGTGAAGTATTACTTCAGTCAAAG GAAGCAAGGCAGCGAAGACAACCTCAAGCTCAGCAGCGACCTGCCAGATGTGGACGAAGACGAATTGCTTTCTTGA